In a genomic window of Desulfurella sp.:
- a CDS encoding menaquinone biosynthesis decarboxylase, protein MIFKDLQDYINALEKKKELLRVKIETDPIYEMAEIADRLVKQKGKAVLFEKPKGSKIPVAMNLFGTIDRTQFALGVESLDELSLRVKELINIEIPTNFWDKLRNIMKFKELSHYLPKIVKNAPCQQVIEDDVDLFKYPILKTWPQDGGRFITLPLVFTKNPITKKQNCGMYRMQVFSKNTTGMHWHIHKDGAYHFSYYKKNKIKMPVCVCIGADPITIYSATAPLPEDIDEMLFASFLRKEGIELVKSSLWDDIYVPANAEIVLEGYVDPDELMLEGPFGDHTGYYSLADYYPVFHIQRITRKKNPIYPATIVGKPPMEDAYLGKATERLFLPIIQKILPEIVDINLPIEGIFHNFAFVSIKKQFPAHAFKVINALWGLGMMSLTKIIVVFDDNVDVQNISEVIWRLGNNIDPQRDIIFTKGPIDVLDHASNIAQMGSKMGIDATKKLKSEGFLRDWPDDIEMPKEIKDLVDKKWSKYFK, encoded by the coding sequence ATGATTTTTAAAGACTTACAAGACTACATAAATGCCCTTGAGAAAAAAAAAGAACTCTTGAGAGTAAAAATAGAAACAGACCCCATATACGAGATGGCTGAAATCGCAGATAGGCTTGTTAAACAAAAAGGCAAAGCAGTTTTATTTGAAAAACCAAAAGGTTCAAAAATACCTGTTGCGATGAATCTTTTTGGAACAATAGATAGAACACAATTTGCTTTAGGTGTTGAAAGCTTGGATGAATTGTCTCTAAGAGTAAAAGAGCTTATAAATATAGAAATTCCAACAAATTTTTGGGATAAATTAAGAAATATAATGAAATTCAAAGAACTTTCACATTATCTGCCAAAAATTGTTAAAAATGCACCTTGCCAGCAAGTTATTGAAGATGATGTAGATTTATTTAAATACCCGATCCTCAAAACATGGCCTCAAGATGGGGGAAGGTTTATTACACTTCCACTTGTTTTTACCAAAAACCCCATTACAAAAAAGCAAAATTGCGGGATGTATAGAATGCAAGTATTTAGCAAAAATACAACAGGAATGCACTGGCATATACACAAAGATGGTGCTTACCATTTCAGCTACTACAAAAAAAATAAAATAAAAATGCCGGTTTGTGTATGCATAGGTGCAGATCCTATAACAATATATTCTGCTACTGCACCTCTTCCAGAAGATATAGATGAAATGCTTTTTGCATCTTTTTTAAGAAAAGAAGGTATTGAGCTTGTAAAATCTTCACTTTGGGATGATATTTATGTACCTGCAAATGCAGAAATTGTTTTAGAAGGCTATGTTGACCCAGATGAGTTAATGCTTGAAGGTCCTTTTGGAGACCATACTGGATATTATTCTTTGGCTGATTACTATCCTGTTTTTCACATACAACGTATAACAAGAAAAAAAAATCCTATTTATCCTGCAACAATTGTAGGAAAACCACCCATGGAAGATGCTTATCTAGGAAAGGCCACTGAACGCTTATTTTTACCAATCATACAAAAAATCCTACCAGAAATTGTTGATATTAATTTACCAATTGAAGGAATATTTCATAATTTTGCCTTTGTTTCAATAAAAAAACAATTCCCAGCCCATGCTTTCAAGGTTATAAATGCCCTTTGGGGTTTGGGTATGATGAGTTTAACTAAAATTATTGTTGTATTTGATGATAATGTAGATGTACAAAATATATCAGAGGTTATATGGAGACTGGGAAACAATATTGACCCACAAAGAGACATAATTTTCACGAAAGGACCTATTGATGTACTTGATCATGCATCAAATATAGCTCAAATGGGATCTAAAATGGGAATAGATGCAACAAAAAAATTAAAATCAGAAGGTTTTCTAAGAGATTGGCCAGACGATATAGAAATGCCAAAAGAAATAAAAGATCTCGTTGATAAAAAGTGGAGCAAATATTTTAAATAA
- a CDS encoding bifunctional riboflavin kinase/FAD synthetase, whose protein sequence is MKPVVIRNLNDFPKLSYTIVALGNFDGIHLGHQQLLKKIEEIKQKTNGKTVVFTFYPHPLKIIKQYNNAFIMQSFREKYEILCKFDVDYIFCARFTKEFAMLHPQAFVKKYLCDGLKAKEVCVGYNYTFGKLALGNTLSLKEYSQEYGFKLHIIPAYKIDNITVSSSKIRKFLQNGQIELANKFLGRLYSINGIVKKGKQRGKSLGFPTANIYFNRPLLLKEGVYAGFAKINDTYYKAAINIGSNPTFSDQIVHLEAYLIDFDGDLYNKRINIYFVKYIRQETKFDSKEKLLEQIKSDVEIINSSCNENTLACVF, encoded by the coding sequence ATGAAGCCAGTTGTAATTAGAAACCTAAATGACTTTCCAAAGCTGAGCTATACAATAGTAGCGCTTGGTAATTTTGATGGTATACATTTAGGTCACCAACAACTTTTAAAAAAAATTGAAGAAATAAAGCAAAAAACAAATGGAAAAACCGTTGTATTTACATTTTATCCACACCCCCTAAAGATTATAAAACAGTACAATAATGCTTTCATTATGCAGTCGTTTAGAGAAAAATACGAAATCTTGTGTAAATTTGATGTTGATTACATTTTTTGTGCACGTTTTACAAAAGAATTTGCCATGCTTCACCCACAAGCTTTTGTTAAAAAATACCTTTGTGATGGTTTGAAAGCCAAAGAAGTATGTGTAGGCTACAACTATACATTTGGAAAACTTGCTTTGGGAAACACACTTTCCTTAAAGGAATATTCTCAAGAATATGGTTTTAAACTGCATATAATTCCTGCTTATAAAATTGACAATATTACTGTAAGTAGTTCAAAAATCCGAAAATTTCTCCAAAATGGCCAAATCGAACTTGCAAACAAATTTTTAGGCAGATTATACAGCATAAATGGAATTGTCAAAAAAGGCAAACAAAGGGGAAAATCGCTTGGCTTTCCGACTGCAAATATCTATTTTAATCGTCCACTTTTATTAAAAGAAGGTGTTTACGCAGGTTTTGCTAAAATAAATGATACCTATTATAAAGCAGCCATAAATATAGGCTCAAATCCAACATTTTCTGATCAAATCGTTCATCTTGAAGCCTATTTAATTGATTTTGATGGTGATTTATACAATAAACGAATCAATATATACTTTGTAAAATATATAAGGCAGGAAACAAAGTTTGATTCAAAAGAAAAACTTTTAGAACAAATAAAAAGCGATGTAGAAATTATAAATTCAAGTTGCAATGAAAATACGCTTGCTTGTGTTTTTTAG
- a CDS encoding carboxymuconolactone decarboxylase family protein produces MRPDMIKNAHDLIADMEKNFKEIDFQSKDTGESFKKFLDKVFKDNHLDTKTKALIAIALSVLKQCKWCITYSVNLALENGATKEQIHEAGWVAVSFGGFSAYTYMQILTKSLNDLAK; encoded by the coding sequence ATGAGACCTGACATGATAAAAAATGCACATGATTTAATAGCTGATATGGAAAAAAATTTTAAAGAAATCGACTTTCAATCAAAAGACACAGGTGAATCATTTAAAAAATTTTTAGATAAGGTATTTAAAGACAACCACCTTGACACAAAAACAAAGGCTTTAATAGCCATAGCGCTATCTGTCCTAAAACAGTGCAAGTGGTGTATAACATACAGTGTTAATTTAGCTTTAGAAAATGGCGCAACAAAAGAACAGATACATGAAGCTGGGTGGGTTGCGGTTTCCTTTGGTGGATTCAGTGCTTATACGTATATGCAAATATTAACTAAAAGTCTCAATGACCTTGCAAAATAG
- a CDS encoding thiamine pyrophosphate-dependent enzyme, whose amino-acid sequence MSVDYSKYLRMDKLPLYWCPGCGNGTVLKALLTAIDELGWDNNDIAMVSGIGCSARGPGYVNFHTFHTLHGRAVPAATAIKMCHPDMHVIVFSGDGDMTAIGGNHFIHACRRNIDITLIVVDNWIYGMTGGQYSPLTPTGTKASTMPRGNIDPTFDIVELAKGAGATFVARGSVAEPVMLKNYIKKALEHKGTSVIDALSNCHIQWGRRNKFGDPVKLVDYIKSVTISQAKAAKLSKEELEGKYITGIFVDDSTKKEYTQSYKELIEKAQAKA is encoded by the coding sequence ATGAGTGTTGATTATTCAAAATATCTAAGAATGGATAAATTACCATTATACTGGTGTCCTGGCTGTGGCAATGGTACAGTTTTAAAAGCTTTGCTTACTGCAATTGATGAGCTTGGATGGGATAATAATGACATTGCAATGGTATCTGGTATTGGATGTTCTGCGAGGGGTCCTGGATATGTAAATTTTCATACATTTCATACACTACACGGTAGAGCAGTGCCTGCTGCAACGGCTATCAAAATGTGCCATCCAGATATGCATGTTATAGTGTTTTCAGGTGATGGTGATATGACAGCTATCGGTGGCAATCATTTTATACATGCTTGTAGGAGAAATATAGATATTACACTGATAGTAGTAGATAACTGGATTTACGGTATGACTGGGGGACAGTATTCACCATTAACACCAACTGGTACGAAAGCTTCGACTATGCCAAGAGGAAATATTGATCCTACATTTGACATTGTAGAACTTGCCAAAGGCGCAGGTGCAACATTTGTAGCAAGAGGTTCGGTCGCAGAGCCTGTGATGCTTAAAAATTATATAAAAAAAGCGCTTGAGCACAAAGGAACAAGTGTTATTGATGCATTATCAAACTGCCATATACAATGGGGCAGGAGAAACAAGTTTGGAGATCCAGTGAAGCTTGTTGATTATATAAAAAGCGTTACGATAAGCCAAGCAAAAGCTGCTAAACTTTCAAAAGAAGAGCTTGAAGGTAAGTATATAACAGGTATTTTTGTAGACGATTCTACAAAGAAAGAATACACTCAAAGCTACAAAGAGCTTATCGAAAAAGCTCAAGCAAAGGCTTAA
- a CDS encoding 2-oxoacid:acceptor oxidoreductase subunit alpha has translation MSNVEIANGNELVAEAAIAAGCRFYAGYPITPSSEIPEHLSKRMPEVGGVFMQFEDEIASVIAAIGASYAGYKSMTATSGPGLSLKQEGIGLACMMELPIVIVDVMRGGPSTGLPTRVSQADYMQARWGTHGDHMIIAIAPSTLIETYTETIRAFNLAEKYRTPVILLTDAVLAHLHGRVEIPDISNFEIIERTQPSVPPEEYYPYDVERFGMIPPLPNKDNWRKYKFHMTGLNKDKTGFPTVDSKKVEEDEERMINKIMNNIKDIESFEYYRVDDADVLVIAYGTNATAARVAIDEARSKGIKVGMFRPITVWPFPEAQVFDLSKKFKKIIVSEINLGQMLYEVQRASKGNSEIFTVLQAAGVPIRPQQILEKIEEVSK, from the coding sequence ATGTCTAACGTAGAAATAGCAAACGGTAATGAATTGGTAGCAGAAGCAGCTATAGCTGCTGGCTGTAGATTTTATGCAGGATATCCTATAACACCTTCAAGTGAGATACCAGAACATTTATCTAAAAGGATGCCTGAAGTCGGTGGCGTATTTATGCAATTTGAAGATGAAATTGCAAGTGTAATTGCTGCAATTGGCGCAAGTTATGCTGGTTATAAATCTATGACCGCAACCAGTGGTCCAGGCTTATCTCTAAAACAAGAAGGTATAGGCCTTGCCTGTATGATGGAATTACCTATTGTTATTGTAGATGTTATGAGAGGTGGTCCATCTACGGGTTTACCAACACGTGTTTCTCAAGCTGATTACATGCAGGCTCGTTGGGGAACACATGGCGATCATATGATAATTGCTATTGCTCCATCAACTTTGATAGAGACATATACGGAAACAATTAGGGCATTCAATTTAGCAGAAAAATACAGAACACCTGTAATATTGTTAACAGATGCTGTACTTGCACATTTGCACGGCAGGGTTGAGATACCAGATATATCAAATTTTGAGATTATAGAAAGGACGCAGCCAAGTGTTCCACCAGAAGAATATTATCCTTATGATGTTGAACGCTTTGGTATGATTCCACCTCTTCCAAATAAAGACAACTGGAGAAAGTACAAATTTCACATGACAGGTTTAAACAAAGATAAAACTGGTTTTCCAACTGTTGATTCTAAAAAAGTTGAAGAAGATGAAGAAAGAATGATAAACAAAATAATGAACAATATAAAAGATATTGAAAGTTTTGAATATTATAGAGTAGATGACGCTGATGTCCTTGTAATAGCATATGGTACAAACGCTACTGCAGCTAGGGTTGCAATAGATGAGGCAAGATCTAAGGGTATTAAAGTAGGTATGTTTAGACCAATTACTGTATGGCCTTTCCCTGAAGCTCAAGTGTTTGATCTAAGTAAAAAATTTAAAAAGATTATTGTAAGTGAAATAAATTTAGGTCAGATGCTATACGAAGTTCAAAGAGCTTCAAAAGGAAACTCTGAAATATTTACTGTTTTACAAGCCGCTGGAGTTCCTATTAGGCCTCAGCAGATACTCGAAAAAATTGAGGAGGTATCTAAATGA
- a CDS encoding 2-oxoacid:acceptor oxidoreductase family protein — MGLHYELRFVGIGGQGNMLAGTIIAEAAVYYENKYATQVPTYTSQVRGGPTKADVIISDEPIQFAEATHIDFLLALDQRTYDMYKKDLKEGAIVLVDSGLVNIPEEDHKKWDVYGYPIVKTAKYDIGNVVTANILAVGMTVELTGILDKENVKKAIADRVPPAFLDLNMKAYETGIEI; from the coding sequence ATGGGATTGCATTATGAGTTAAGGTTTGTAGGTATTGGTGGACAGGGTAATATGCTTGCTGGCACAATAATTGCAGAAGCAGCAGTTTATTATGAAAATAAATATGCTACGCAGGTTCCTACATATACATCTCAAGTTCGAGGCGGTCCAACAAAAGCTGATGTTATAATTTCAGACGAGCCAATTCAATTTGCAGAAGCAACACATATAGATTTTTTGCTGGCACTTGATCAGAGAACATACGATATGTATAAAAAAGATTTAAAAGAAGGTGCTATAGTATTGGTAGATAGCGGACTTGTTAACATACCGGAAGAAGACCATAAAAAATGGGATGTTTATGGTTACCCGATTGTAAAAACTGCTAAATACGATATAGGGAATGTAGTTACAGCAAATATATTAGCTGTAGGTATGACGGTGGAATTAACTGGCATTCTTGATAAAGAAAATGTAAAAAAAGCTATAGCAGATAGAGTACCTCCTGCATTTTTAGATCTGAACATGAAAGCATATGAGACAGGTATTGAAATAG
- a CDS encoding NADP-dependent isocitrate dehydrogenase, producing MSDKFKIYWTKVDEAPYLATFSLLPAVERFLKAAGINVEIKDISVAGRILANFPEYLKEDQRVPDDLGELAELVKLPDTNVIKLPNISASVPQLVAAIKELQDKGYNVPNYPEEPKTEEEKKIKETYSKVLGSAVNPVLREGNNIRAISKAVKESAKKYPDSMGLPLKQWSKDSKTHVAHMNGGDFYEHEKSITTDKPMKVKIEFVDETGKSETLKEVALQEKEVFDGTFMDVEALQKFYGEEIAKAKQEGILWSLHLKATMMKVSDPVMFGFAVKEYYKDVFVKHEQTFKEIGVNPNNGVADIYLKIKKIPENKQKEIEADIQSVYEKNPPLFMVDSDKGVTNLHMPNLVIIDASIPTIVRDGGKAWGPDGKQNDVKVVIPDRCYATMYKEIIEDCKINGQFDRTTMGSVTNIGLMAMKAEEYGSHDKTFMAPANGTFKVIDENNNVLFEHSVKKGDIWRGCQVKDAAVKNWVQIAVERAKQTKNSTVFWLDENRAHDAQLIKKVNEYLKAYDTTGLDIRILKPQEAMKFTVAKVRKGEDVIAVTGNVLRDYLTDLFPILEVGTSAKVLSIIPLLAGGRVSEAGAGGSAPKHVEQFIEQGHLRWDSTAEFTAITTALRFFEEKYGDKKSKILADTSETALTKLLANKQWPGRKPGELDNRGQHYYFVKYWAESLAQQTEDKELQTKFSKPAKELGDNESKIIEELKAAAGKPANINGYYFPDEDKLSLAMRPSKTLNSIIDSI from the coding sequence ATGTCTGACAAATTTAAGATCTATTGGACAAAGGTTGATGAAGCGCCTTACTTGGCAACGTTTTCATTGTTACCCGCAGTTGAAAGGTTTTTAAAAGCTGCAGGTATTAATGTGGAGATCAAAGATATCTCGGTAGCAGGTAGAATACTTGCCAATTTTCCTGAATACTTAAAAGAAGATCAAAGAGTTCCAGATGATTTGGGTGAGCTTGCAGAGTTGGTTAAATTGCCAGATACTAATGTTATAAAATTACCTAACATTAGCGCTTCTGTTCCACAATTGGTTGCCGCAATTAAAGAATTACAAGATAAAGGTTACAATGTGCCAAATTACCCAGAAGAGCCAAAAACAGAAGAAGAAAAGAAGATAAAAGAAACTTATTCAAAAGTATTAGGAAGTGCAGTAAATCCTGTACTAAGGGAAGGCAATAATATTAGAGCTATATCCAAAGCTGTAAAAGAAAGCGCTAAAAAGTATCCAGATTCTATGGGTTTACCATTAAAGCAGTGGAGTAAAGATTCCAAAACGCACGTAGCACATATGAATGGTGGTGACTTCTACGAACATGAAAAATCAATTACAACAGATAAACCAATGAAAGTAAAAATTGAATTTGTTGATGAAACTGGTAAGTCTGAGACTCTAAAAGAGGTGGCATTACAGGAAAAGGAAGTTTTTGACGGAACATTTATGGATGTAGAAGCTTTGCAAAAATTTTATGGTGAAGAAATAGCTAAAGCCAAACAAGAAGGAATACTTTGGTCATTGCATCTTAAAGCCACTATGATGAAAGTATCTGATCCTGTAATGTTTGGTTTTGCTGTAAAAGAATATTATAAAGATGTTTTTGTAAAACACGAACAAACATTCAAGGAAATTGGTGTAAATCCAAACAATGGTGTTGCAGATATTTACTTAAAAATAAAAAAAATACCAGAAAACAAACAAAAAGAAATTGAAGCTGACATTCAATCTGTTTATGAAAAAAATCCACCATTATTTATGGTTGATTCAGACAAAGGTGTTACCAACCTCCATATGCCAAATCTTGTTATAATTGATGCTTCGATTCCTACAATAGTAAGGGATGGTGGTAAAGCGTGGGGTCCAGATGGAAAACAAAATGATGTTAAAGTGGTTATACCAGATAGATGTTACGCCACAATGTATAAAGAAATAATTGAAGACTGCAAAATAAACGGCCAGTTTGATAGAACAACAATGGGATCAGTTACAAACATTGGACTTATGGCTATGAAAGCTGAAGAATATGGTTCACATGATAAGACCTTTATGGCTCCTGCAAATGGAACTTTTAAAGTCATAGATGAAAACAATAATGTTTTATTTGAGCACAGCGTTAAAAAAGGTGATATCTGGAGAGGTTGCCAGGTAAAAGATGCTGCTGTTAAAAACTGGGTGCAAATAGCAGTAGAAAGGGCAAAACAGACCAAAAATTCTACTGTATTCTGGCTTGATGAAAATAGAGCTCATGATGCACAATTAATTAAAAAAGTTAATGAATATCTAAAAGCATACGATACAACTGGTTTGGATATACGCATACTAAAGCCACAGGAAGCAATGAAGTTTACAGTAGCTAAAGTTCGAAAAGGTGAAGATGTTATAGCTGTTACAGGTAACGTGTTGAGAGATTATTTGACTGACCTTTTCCCAATTTTAGAAGTTGGTACAAGCGCAAAAGTTCTTTCCATTATACCATTGCTAGCTGGCGGAAGGGTATCTGAAGCAGGTGCTGGCGGTTCTGCTCCCAAACATGTTGAGCAATTTATCGAACAGGGTCATTTGAGATGGGATTCAACAGCAGAATTTACTGCCATTACAACAGCTTTGAGATTTTTTGAGGAAAAATATGGTGATAAAAAATCAAAAATTTTGGCTGATACATCTGAGACTGCTTTAACTAAACTTTTAGCAAATAAACAATGGCCAGGAAGAAAGCCAGGTGAGTTAGATAACAGAGGGCAGCATTATTATTTTGTTAAATATTGGGCTGAAAGTTTGGCTCAACAAACAGAAGATAAAGAATTGCAAACTAAATTTTCAAAGCCAGCCAAAGAATTGGGCGATAACGAGTCAAAAATTATAGAAGAATTAAAAGCGGCAGCTGGCAAACCTGCTAATATAAATGGTTACTATTTTCCAGATGAAGATAAGCTGTCTTTGGCAATGAGGCCAAGCAAAACATTAAATTCTATAATAGATTCAATTTAA
- a CDS encoding 4Fe-4S binding protein → MAEERLPVVVNEALCTACGICIKVCPKNVLELVEDLHVWTGSMCKVVRPEDCIRCKFCENACPHFAIEVVDIGLEITFKDSKGNIVTKSK, encoded by the coding sequence ATGGCAGAAGAACGATTACCTGTTGTTGTAAACGAAGCTTTATGCACTGCTTGTGGCATATGCATTAAAGTATGCCCAAAAAATGTACTTGAGCTTGTAGAAGATTTACATGTTTGGACTGGTTCAATGTGTAAGGTAGTAAGACCCGAGGATTGTATCAGGTGTAAATTTTGCGAAAACGCCTGTCCTCATTTTGCAATTGAAGTGGTAGATATTGGTCTTGAGATAACATTTAAAGATAGTAAGGGTAATATTGTTACAAAGTCCAAATAA
- the radA gene encoding DNA repair protein RadA, which translates to MKEKNYYVCSNCGFKTTKWAGKCPNCGEWNTLKQETQNKHKNPSLNIVSLDEINLQETITYKTNYKQIDDFLGGGFVSGGVYLVAGSPGIGKSTLLLQLSKYLLENNHKVLYISAEESANQLSLKANRLNSKIQVLESNDLDEIIFALNQDFDIFIIDSIHTIYSNDVDSYVGSINQVRLCAQKLIETAKEYNKTLIIVSHITKEGIIAGPKALEHLVDAVFYLESDEKFNHRLLRATKNRFASTEQVVIFQMTQNGLKIVEDEFLTYIEDATESEGKAIGAILEGSYLMFVEIQALCVRSPFGMPRRTSVGFDLNRLNMLLAVIEKRLGISSLEYDVYLNVIGGFKINNTLVDMAVAASIISSLKKIIIQKNYVFLGEIDLLGNIRKIKLPDVLRKKLNSSNIKLFLHENTPNVESLLKAILQGH; encoded by the coding sequence ATGAAAGAAAAAAATTACTATGTATGTTCAAATTGTGGATTTAAAACTACCAAATGGGCAGGTAAATGCCCAAATTGTGGTGAATGGAACACGTTAAAACAAGAAACACAAAATAAGCATAAAAATCCCAGTTTAAATATAGTCAGCTTAGACGAGATAAATTTACAGGAAACTATTACTTACAAAACCAATTATAAGCAGATAGATGATTTTTTAGGTGGTGGATTTGTATCTGGAGGTGTTTATTTGGTGGCAGGTTCTCCTGGAATTGGAAAATCTACGTTATTGCTACAATTATCCAAATATCTATTAGAAAATAATCACAAAGTATTGTATATTAGTGCAGAAGAATCAGCAAATCAGTTAAGTTTGAAAGCAAATAGATTAAATAGTAAGATACAGGTTTTAGAATCAAACGATTTGGACGAAATTATCTTTGCTTTAAATCAGGATTTTGATATATTTATAATTGATTCCATTCATACGATTTACTCAAATGATGTTGATTCATATGTAGGCAGCATCAATCAGGTTAGACTGTGTGCACAAAAGCTTATTGAAACAGCCAAAGAATACAATAAAACGCTAATTATAGTAAGTCATATAACAAAAGAAGGTATAATTGCCGGTCCAAAGGCACTTGAACACTTAGTTGATGCTGTATTTTATCTTGAAAGTGATGAAAAGTTTAATCACAGGTTGCTTAGAGCTACAAAAAATCGTTTTGCAAGCACAGAGCAAGTTGTAATTTTTCAAATGACTCAAAACGGTTTAAAAATAGTTGAAGATGAATTTTTAACATATATAGAAGATGCAACAGAATCTGAAGGCAAAGCAATTGGTGCAATTTTAGAAGGTTCTTACTTAATGTTTGTTGAAATCCAAGCTCTTTGTGTAAGAAGTCCTTTTGGTATGCCAAGAAGGACAAGCGTGGGTTTTGATTTAAACCGTTTAAATATGCTTTTGGCTGTAATAGAAAAGCGCCTTGGGATTTCCAGTTTAGAATATGATGTTTATTTAAATGTTATAGGTGGTTTTAAAATTAATAATACACTTGTAGATATGGCTGTAGCTGCAAGTATTATATCATCTTTAAAAAAGATAATCATACAAAAAAACTATGTATTTTTGGGTGAAATTGATCTTTTGGGAAATATTAGAAAAATCAAATTACCGGATGTATTGCGCAAAAAACTCAACAGCTCAAATATAAAGTTATTTTTACACGAAAATACACCAAATGTTGAGTCTCTTTTAAAAGCTATTTTGCAAGGTCATTGA
- a CDS encoding UDP-glucose/GDP-mannose dehydrogenase family protein, translated as MEKISILGTGYVGLVTGSCFAYLGHKVICLDINKEKIEKLKKGEIPIYEPQLDKIVTLAQESDNIEFTTNYDYAIKNSDFIFIAVGTPSLPDGSADLSFVEDTLKTIASYINENDFKIIVNKSTVPVGTGRWATKLLESELLKKGIKEPGKHFCVVSNPEFLREGKAVEDFMNPDRIVIGSDNKDIALKTASLYSTLNPPMIITNLPTAEMIKYASNAFLATKISFINEMANLSEKIGADIEIVSKGMGLDKRIGPYFLKAGLGFGGSCFPKDVKALIHTSRKYNVESSILDAVIKVNENQKIKPIEILKQLNIDLNGAKVALWGLAFKPDTDDIREAASLTIINELLKNNSIVFAYDPIVKSLPIANKNLIITKDKYEALDKSDILILVTEWDEFKNIEFKRFRDKIVIDGRNIWEKNILKKYTKICFSIGR; from the coding sequence ATGGAAAAAATATCTATTTTGGGTACGGGATATGTGGGTTTAGTTACAGGCAGTTGTTTTGCATATCTTGGTCATAAAGTTATTTGTCTTGATATAAATAAAGAAAAAATTGAAAAATTAAAAAAAGGCGAGATACCAATTTATGAACCTCAGCTTGATAAAATTGTTACATTAGCTCAAGAATCGGATAACATAGAGTTTACAACAAACTATGATTATGCCATTAAAAATTCTGATTTTATTTTCATTGCAGTGGGAACGCCATCTTTGCCTGACGGTTCTGCAGACTTAAGTTTTGTTGAAGATACACTAAAAACTATAGCATCTTATATAAACGAAAACGATTTTAAGATAATTGTAAATAAATCTACAGTACCAGTTGGCACAGGTAGGTGGGCCACAAAATTACTAGAAAGTGAATTACTAAAAAAAGGAATAAAAGAGCCAGGTAAACATTTTTGCGTAGTTTCTAACCCTGAATTTTTAAGGGAAGGCAAAGCGGTAGAAGATTTTATGAATCCCGATAGGATAGTAATAGGCTCAGATAATAAGGATATAGCACTTAAAACTGCTTCTTTGTATTCAACACTAAATCCACCAATGATAATAACAAATCTTCCAACAGCTGAAATGATAAAGTATGCATCTAATGCATTTTTGGCTACAAAAATTTCATTTATAAATGAAATGGCGAACCTAAGTGAAAAAATTGGCGCAGATATAGAAATAGTTTCAAAAGGTATGGGTTTAGATAAACGTATAGGTCCATATTTTTTGAAAGCGGGTTTAGGTTTTGGCGGTTCTTGCTTTCCAAAAGATGTAAAAGCTTTAATACATACATCAAGAAAATACAATGTTGAATCATCTATTTTAGATGCTGTGATAAAAGTAAACGAAAATCAAAAAATCAAACCTATTGAAATATTAAAACAACTAAATATTGATTTAAATGGTGCCAAAGTTGCTTTATGGGGACTTGCATTTAAGCCTGATACAGATGATATTAGAGAAGCTGCCTCACTTACTATTATAAATGAGTTGTTAAAAAATAATTCAATTGTATTTGCATATGATCCAATAGTAAAGAGTTTGCCTATTGCAAATAAAAATTTAATTATTACAAAAGATAAATATGAGGCATTGGATAAAAGCGACATATTAATTCTTGTAACTGAATGGGATGAGTTTAAAAATATTGAGTTTAAACGTTTTAGAGATAAAATCGTTATTGACGGAAGAAACATCTGGGAAAAAAATATCCTAAAAAAATACACAAAAATTTGTTTTAGTATCGGTAGATGA